In Cynocephalus volans isolate mCynVol1 chromosome 3, mCynVol1.pri, whole genome shotgun sequence, one DNA window encodes the following:
- the LCTL gene encoding lactase-like protein isoform X1: MKPVQVVTLCCVLLLVSRLGATRRVFPEEASFYYGTFPPGFSWGVGSSAYQTEGAWDQDGKGPSIWDAFTHDGKGKVLGDETADVACDGYYKVQEDIGLLRDLNVNHYRFSLSWPRLLPTGIRAEQVNEKGIQFYSDFIDALLKSNITPIVTLHHWDLPQLLQDKYGGWQNVSMTSYFSDYANLCFEAFGDRVKHWITFSDPQAMAEKGYETGHHAPGLKLHGTGLYKAAHHIIKAHAQAWHLYNSTWRSKQQGLVGISLNCNWGEPVDISNPKDIEAAERYLQFCLGWFANPIYAGDYPQVMKDYIGRKSAEQGLDMSRLPVFSLQEKSYIKGTSDFLGLGHFTTRYITEKKYSSRQGPSYQNDRDLVELADPNWPDLGSKWLYSVPWGFRRLLNFAQTQYGDPPIYVTENGVSQKLHCIQLCDEWRIQYLKGYINEMLKAIKDGANVKGYTSWSLLDKFEWEKGYSDRYGFYYVGFKDRKRPRYPKASVQYYKRIITANGFPNPREVESWYLKALETCSINNQMLATEPLLSHMQMVTEIVVPTVCTLCILIAAVLLMLLLRRQS, translated from the exons ATGAAGCCAGTGCAGGTTGTCACCCTTTGTTGCGTACTACTGCTGGTGTCCAGGctgggggccaccaggagggTGTTCCCAGAAGAGGCCTCCTTCTACTATGGGACCTTCCCACCTG GCTTCTCCTggggtgtgggcagctccgcctaCCAGACAGAGGGTGCCTGGGACCAGGATGGGAAGGGGCCCAGCATCTGGGATGCCTTCACACATGATGGAAAGGGGAAGGTGCTTGGGGATGAGACAGCAGATGTGGCCTGTGATGGCTACTACAAGGTCCAG GAGGACATTGGTCTGCTGAGGGATCTGAATGTAAACCACTACCGATTCTCCCTGTCTTGGCCCCGGCTCCTGCCCACAGGCATCCGAG CTGAGCAGGTGAACGAGAAGGGAATCCAATTCTACAGCGATTTCATCGATGCCCTTCTGAAGAGCAACATCACCCCCATTGTGACTTTGCACCACTGGGATCTGCCACAG CTGCTCCAGGACAAATATGGCGGGTGGCAGAACGTGAGCATGACCAGCTACTTCAGTGACTACGCCAATCTGTGCTTTGAGGCCTTTGGGGACCGGGTGAAGCACTGGATCACTTTTAGTGATCCTCAG GCAATGGCAGAAAAGGGCTATGAGACGGGCCACCATGCACCAGGTCTGAAGCTCCACGGCACTGGCCTGTACAAGGCAGCACATCACATCATTAAG GCCCACGCCCAAGCCTGGCATTTGTATAACAGCACATGGCGCAGCAAGCAGCAAG GTCTGGTGGGGATTTCACTGAACTGCAATTGGGGGGAACCTGTGGACATTAGTAACCCCAAGGACATAGAGGCTGCTGAGAGATACCTACAATTCTGCCTGGGTTGGTTTGCCAACCCCATTTATGCCGGTGACTACCCTCAAGTCATGAAGGACTATATTG gAAGAAAGAGTGCTGAGCAAGGTCTGGATATGTCAAGATTACCAGTGTTCTCACTCCAGGAGAAGAGCTACATTAAAGGCACATCCGATTTCTTGGGATTAGGTCATTTTACTACTCGATACATTACAGAAAAGAAGTACTCCTCCCGCCAAGGGCCCAGCTACCAGAACGATCGTGACTTAGTAGAACTGGCTGACCCAAACTGGCCAGATCTGGGGTCAAAATGGCTATATTCTGTGCCATGGGGATTTAGGAGGCTCCTCAACTTTGCACAG ACTCAATATGGTGATCCTCCTATATACGTGACGGAAAATGGAGTATCTCAAAAACTACACTGTATTCAATTATGTGATGAGTGGAGAATCCAATACCTTAAAGGATACATAAATGAAATGCTAAAAG CTATAAAAGACGGTGCTAATGTAAAAGGGTATACTTCTTGGTCTCTGTTGGATAAGTTCGAATGGGAGAAAGGATACTCAGACAGATACGGATTCTACTATGTTGGATTTAAAGATAGAAAAAGGCCTCGCTATCCAAAGGCTTCTGTTCAATATTACAAGAGGATTATCACTGCCAATGGATTTCCCAATCCAAGAGAG GTGGAAAGTTGGTACCTCAAAGCCTTGGAAACTTGCTCTATCAACAACCAGATGCTTGCTACAG AGCCACTGCTGAGTCACATGCAAATGGTTACGGAGATTGTGGTGCCTACAGTCTGCACCCTCTGCATACTCATTGCTGCCGTTCTACTAATGCTCCTCCTGAGAAGGCAGAGCTGA
- the LCTL gene encoding lactase-like protein isoform X2, with product MTSYFSDYANLCFEAFGDRVKHWITFSDPQAMAEKGYETGHHAPGLKLHGTGLYKAAHHIIKAHAQAWHLYNSTWRSKQQGLVGISLNCNWGEPVDISNPKDIEAAERYLQFCLGWFANPIYAGDYPQVMKDYIGRKSAEQGLDMSRLPVFSLQEKSYIKGTSDFLGLGHFTTRYITEKKYSSRQGPSYQNDRDLVELADPNWPDLGSKWLYSVPWGFRRLLNFAQTQYGDPPIYVTENGVSQKLHCIQLCDEWRIQYLKGYINEMLKEPLLSHMQMVTEIVVPTVCTLCILIAAVLLMLLLRRQS from the exons ATGACCAGCTACTTCAGTGACTACGCCAATCTGTGCTTTGAGGCCTTTGGGGACCGGGTGAAGCACTGGATCACTTTTAGTGATCCTCAG GCAATGGCAGAAAAGGGCTATGAGACGGGCCACCATGCACCAGGTCTGAAGCTCCACGGCACTGGCCTGTACAAGGCAGCACATCACATCATTAAG GCCCACGCCCAAGCCTGGCATTTGTATAACAGCACATGGCGCAGCAAGCAGCAAG GTCTGGTGGGGATTTCACTGAACTGCAATTGGGGGGAACCTGTGGACATTAGTAACCCCAAGGACATAGAGGCTGCTGAGAGATACCTACAATTCTGCCTGGGTTGGTTTGCCAACCCCATTTATGCCGGTGACTACCCTCAAGTCATGAAGGACTATATTG gAAGAAAGAGTGCTGAGCAAGGTCTGGATATGTCAAGATTACCAGTGTTCTCACTCCAGGAGAAGAGCTACATTAAAGGCACATCCGATTTCTTGGGATTAGGTCATTTTACTACTCGATACATTACAGAAAAGAAGTACTCCTCCCGCCAAGGGCCCAGCTACCAGAACGATCGTGACTTAGTAGAACTGGCTGACCCAAACTGGCCAGATCTGGGGTCAAAATGGCTATATTCTGTGCCATGGGGATTTAGGAGGCTCCTCAACTTTGCACAG ACTCAATATGGTGATCCTCCTATATACGTGACGGAAAATGGAGTATCTCAAAAACTACACTGTATTCAATTATGTGATGAGTGGAGAATCCAATACCTTAAAGGATACATAAATGAAATGCTAAAAG AGCCACTGCTGAGTCACATGCAAATGGTTACGGAGATTGTGGTGCCTACAGTCTGCACCCTCTGCATACTCATTGCTGCCGTTCTACTAATGCTCCTCCTGAGAAGGCAGAGCTGA
- the LCTL gene encoding lactase-like protein isoform X3 — protein MTSYFSDYANLCFEAFGDRVKHWITFSDPQAHAQAWHLYNSTWRSKQQGLVGISLNCNWGEPVDISNPKDIEAAERYLQFCLGWFANPIYAGDYPQVMKDYIGRKSAEQGLDMSRLPVFSLQEKSYIKGTSDFLGLGHFTTRYITEKKYSSRQGPSYQNDRDLVELADPNWPDLGSKWLYSVPWGFRRLLNFAQTQYGDPPIYVTENGVSQKLHCIQLCDEWRIQYLKGYINEMLKEPLLSHMQMVTEIVVPTVCTLCILIAAVLLMLLLRRQS, from the exons ATGACCAGCTACTTCAGTGACTACGCCAATCTGTGCTTTGAGGCCTTTGGGGACCGGGTGAAGCACTGGATCACTTTTAGTGATCCTCAG GCCCACGCCCAAGCCTGGCATTTGTATAACAGCACATGGCGCAGCAAGCAGCAAG GTCTGGTGGGGATTTCACTGAACTGCAATTGGGGGGAACCTGTGGACATTAGTAACCCCAAGGACATAGAGGCTGCTGAGAGATACCTACAATTCTGCCTGGGTTGGTTTGCCAACCCCATTTATGCCGGTGACTACCCTCAAGTCATGAAGGACTATATTG gAAGAAAGAGTGCTGAGCAAGGTCTGGATATGTCAAGATTACCAGTGTTCTCACTCCAGGAGAAGAGCTACATTAAAGGCACATCCGATTTCTTGGGATTAGGTCATTTTACTACTCGATACATTACAGAAAAGAAGTACTCCTCCCGCCAAGGGCCCAGCTACCAGAACGATCGTGACTTAGTAGAACTGGCTGACCCAAACTGGCCAGATCTGGGGTCAAAATGGCTATATTCTGTGCCATGGGGATTTAGGAGGCTCCTCAACTTTGCACAG ACTCAATATGGTGATCCTCCTATATACGTGACGGAAAATGGAGTATCTCAAAAACTACACTGTATTCAATTATGTGATGAGTGGAGAATCCAATACCTTAAAGGATACATAAATGAAATGCTAAAAG AGCCACTGCTGAGTCACATGCAAATGGTTACGGAGATTGTGGTGCCTACAGTCTGCACCCTCTGCATACTCATTGCTGCCGTTCTACTAATGCTCCTCCTGAGAAGGCAGAGCTGA